A genomic window from Brevibacillus agri includes:
- a CDS encoding BTAD domain-containing putative transcriptional regulator has translation MSQFQVPISKITLPSQKPYVLRRPALARKLRLLAHAQLCLIHAGAGYGKTTSFATFLHDEARRASWYFITEEDAAVADFFWCLTESVRRVVPDFGQTLRELLQRQAQHSASSEQEREQATDGERLADLFAQECAQLPDDFVIVLDNYHRIASGSAADSFVSQLVELLPHKVKLAILTRVRPNWTQLELLTARGECLELATDDLAFTLEESEAFYSDQYDIALTDDEWKQVDEVTRGWVIALRSIGEKIARGFKLADSLHELSRLLHVLEADVWMGLDGNMQQFLMEAAALEAFTREDCLQVLGAGAEEKLQEARRSNLFLHVDERGMYFFHPLFQRLLSSKLASRQDIYRRVNQGAAVWYRRKGEEERAFERLRLIEQWDVLGAWLCLAAERFLSAGVLDGLYKWLALVPDSIKAQEHWLWFYQGEVERYRCLYAKAFASYEQFLAFCEEKHDQIGLCRGLEGKARVHLDSVQGVKAEELLKRAIQLLPPQEQESEMAPRLYRLLAEIYTNRGDSRQAAAWYEKSQELEQQTEVELESRLLFRTGRLQSSIQLLENKWQLEQTRHPTLTRSYRETSLLLSFVYALNGEWERGFEAAETAIQLGRAAHSPFVEANGYVRKAHAALISQGLPAEEIRQLYEKGLQMMEELQSTRGKSETLLGLTLFHASQKALDQALLYGRRGIHETEAMRDDWLGSLVRMAIGIAYAKYGKDSEALETFRDCSERLSHCGDSYHVAICQLWQSFLAYRSKQWELFVPAVTQALSLMQTGEYSFLLQRPTLLTPYDVQQLMPILLEAERRKVSPDYVSQLLNDLGLQNVTFHPGYTLRIQTLGAFRVWLGERELSEKAWQRGTAKLLFQLLLTKRHHLLAREEIMHRLWPDSVEEAAIRDFKVALNALNKALEPDRAARTDTFFIQRHGSSYGFNLASGYHLDVEEFEKLVTLGLAEQDERQAALLLEKGLGYYLGEYMPECRYEEWCVEERERLQALFLRGAERLAKIRLEQRQLEKAIRWCEAILRVDDCWEEAYRLLMTAYYEQNNRTQAIRWYKKCVAKLQEQLGVAPMPATEETYNRIREK, from the coding sequence ATGAGTCAATTCCAGGTACCCATTTCCAAAATAACTCTTCCTTCGCAAAAGCCGTATGTGCTGAGGCGTCCTGCGCTGGCGCGGAAACTGCGGCTTCTCGCGCATGCACAGCTCTGTCTCATCCACGCGGGGGCGGGTTACGGCAAAACGACATCGTTTGCGACGTTTTTGCACGATGAAGCGCGCCGTGCCTCTTGGTATTTCATCACGGAGGAAGACGCGGCGGTCGCTGATTTTTTCTGGTGTCTCACGGAGAGTGTCCGCCGGGTCGTACCTGACTTCGGACAGACGCTGCGGGAGCTGCTGCAGCGGCAAGCGCAGCACAGTGCCTCATCTGAGCAAGAACGGGAACAGGCGACAGACGGCGAGCGGCTCGCGGACTTGTTTGCCCAGGAGTGCGCGCAGCTTCCGGACGATTTCGTGATCGTCCTCGACAACTACCACCGGATTGCCAGCGGCAGTGCAGCCGACAGCTTCGTTTCCCAACTGGTTGAGCTGTTGCCGCATAAAGTCAAACTGGCGATCTTGACCCGCGTTCGTCCTAACTGGACACAACTGGAGCTGCTCACGGCGCGCGGCGAATGCCTGGAGCTTGCGACAGACGACCTGGCGTTTACGCTGGAAGAGAGCGAAGCTTTTTACTCGGATCAGTACGATATCGCCCTGACAGACGACGAGTGGAAGCAAGTAGACGAGGTCACGCGTGGCTGGGTGATCGCACTGCGCTCGATCGGTGAAAAAATTGCGAGGGGGTTCAAGCTGGCTGACAGCCTGCACGAGCTGTCCCGGCTGCTGCATGTACTGGAAGCGGACGTGTGGATGGGGCTTGACGGGAACATGCAGCAGTTTTTGATGGAGGCCGCGGCACTGGAGGCGTTTACCCGCGAAGACTGTCTGCAAGTACTGGGCGCAGGGGCAGAGGAAAAACTGCAGGAGGCGAGACGCAGCAACCTGTTTTTGCATGTAGATGAACGGGGCATGTACTTTTTCCATCCGCTGTTTCAGCGGTTGTTGTCGAGCAAGCTCGCGTCGCGCCAGGACATTTACCGGCGGGTCAACCAGGGAGCGGCCGTCTGGTACCGCCGCAAAGGCGAAGAGGAGCGAGCATTTGAGCGTTTGCGCCTGATTGAGCAGTGGGATGTGCTCGGCGCGTGGCTTTGTCTCGCTGCGGAGCGGTTTTTGAGCGCAGGCGTGCTGGACGGGCTGTACAAATGGCTGGCGCTTGTGCCGGATTCGATCAAAGCGCAGGAGCATTGGCTCTGGTTTTACCAGGGAGAGGTGGAGCGATACCGCTGCCTGTACGCCAAGGCGTTTGCCTCCTATGAGCAGTTTCTCGCCTTTTGCGAGGAAAAGCACGATCAGATCGGCCTGTGCCGCGGGCTGGAAGGCAAAGCGAGAGTCCACCTCGACAGCGTGCAGGGCGTCAAGGCGGAGGAGTTGCTCAAGCGGGCGATCCAGCTTCTGCCGCCGCAAGAGCAGGAGAGCGAAATGGCGCCAAGGCTGTATCGCTTGCTGGCGGAGATTTATACGAACCGCGGCGACTCCAGGCAGGCAGCGGCTTGGTATGAAAAAAGCCAGGAGCTGGAGCAGCAGACAGAGGTAGAGCTGGAGTCGCGGCTGCTGTTTCGCACAGGTCGGCTGCAGTCGTCCATCCAGCTTTTGGAGAACAAATGGCAGTTGGAGCAGACCCGGCATCCGACCTTGACGCGCTCGTATCGGGAAACGTCGCTGCTGCTGTCCTTTGTCTATGCGTTAAACGGCGAGTGGGAGCGCGGCTTCGAGGCGGCAGAGACGGCTATTCAGCTCGGGCGTGCGGCGCATTCCCCGTTCGTGGAGGCGAATGGCTACGTCCGCAAAGCGCACGCGGCGCTCATCAGCCAGGGGCTGCCTGCCGAGGAAATTCGCCAGCTCTACGAAAAAGGCTTGCAAATGATGGAGGAGTTGCAGTCGACGCGCGGAAAGTCCGAGACGCTACTCGGGCTGACGCTGTTTCACGCCAGTCAAAAGGCGCTCGACCAGGCGCTGTTGTACGGCAGGCGAGGCATCCACGAGACGGAGGCGATGCGCGATGACTGGCTGGGCAGTCTGGTGCGCATGGCAATCGGCATCGCCTATGCCAAATACGGCAAGGACAGCGAGGCGCTGGAGACGTTTCGCGATTGCTCGGAGCGGCTGAGTCATTGCGGAGACAGCTACCACGTGGCGATTTGCCAACTGTGGCAGAGCTTTCTTGCGTACCGCAGCAAGCAGTGGGAGCTGTTCGTCCCCGCCGTGACCCAGGCGCTGTCGCTGATGCAGACCGGGGAGTACTCTTTTTTGCTGCAACGCCCGACTTTGCTCACTCCGTACGACGTGCAGCAGTTGATGCCGATTTTGTTGGAAGCGGAGCGGCGCAAAGTGTCGCCGGACTACGTTTCACAACTGCTAAACGATCTCGGCCTGCAAAATGTCACGTTTCACCCGGGCTATACGTTGCGCATCCAGACGTTGGGGGCGTTTCGCGTCTGGCTGGGAGAGCGCGAACTGAGTGAAAAGGCATGGCAGCGCGGAACCGCCAAGCTGCTGTTCCAGTTGCTGTTGACCAAGCGCCATCACCTGCTGGCCCGCGAAGAGATCATGCATCGCCTGTGGCCGGACAGCGTCGAGGAAGCGGCGATTCGCGACTTCAAGGTCGCGCTTAACGCCTTGAACAAAGCGTTGGAGCCAGATCGGGCGGCGCGGACCGACACCTTTTTTATCCAGCGCCACGGCAGCTCCTACGGCTTCAACCTCGCGTCGGGGTATCACCTCGATGTGGAAGAATTTGAAAAGCTGGTCACATTGGGTTTGGCCGAGCAGGACGAGCGCCAGGCTGCGCTTTTGCTGGAAAAAGGGCTGGGCTACTACTTGGGCGAGTACATGCCGGAGTGTCGCTATGAGGAATGGTGCGTGGAAGAACGGGAGCGACTTCAGGCGCTGTTTTTGCGGGGCGCAGAAAGGCTGGCGAAAATCAGGCTGGAGCAGCGGCAACTGGAAAAGGCGATTCGCTGGTGCGAAGCGATCTTGCGGGTGGACGATTGCTGGGAGGAAGCGTATCGCCTGCTGATGACGGCTTACTACGAGCAAAACAACCGGACGCAGGCTATCCGCTGGTACAAAAAATGCGTGGCCAAGCTGCAGGAACAGCTCGGCGTCGCGCCGATGCCAGCGACAGAGGAGACGTACAACCGCATCCGGGAAAAATGA